From Nitrospirota bacterium, a single genomic window includes:
- the ettA gene encoding energy-dependent translational throttle protein EttA, with translation MATTNDKQVIFSLVNVGKIYPPKKQVLREIYLGFYYGAKIGVLGLNGSGKSSLLRIIAGTDPNYTGEITRSKGYSVGLLEQEPQLDPNKTVKEVVEEGKKELVAMLREYDEVSNKMGEATPDDMEKLLEKQAQLQEKIEAENGWELDNVLELAMDALRCPPADAKIGVLSGGEKRRVALCRLMIQEPDILLLDEPTNHLDAESVQWLEQHLQQYKGTVIAVTHDRYFLDNVAGWILELDRGHGIPFQGNYTSWLEQKQVRLEKEEKAESKRRKSLEHELEWIRMSPKGRQSKGKARLNRYEELVNQKQEEQAADLEIYIPPGPRLGDVVVEANGLSKAYGDKVLYENVNFSLPKGGIVGVIGPNGAGKTTMFRMITGSEKPDTGTIKIGETVKLGYVDQDRSLDPEKSVYDVISEGQDTIMLGKAEVNARAYCARFNFAGTDQQKKVKDISGGERNRVHLARMLKEGANLIILDEPTNDLDINTLRALEEGLENFAGCAVISSHDRWFLDRVATHIMAFEGDSKVVWFEGNYSEYDADRKKRLGKAADQPHRIRYRKLTR, from the coding sequence ATGGCGACTACGAACGATAAACAAGTCATTTTCTCTCTCGTCAATGTCGGCAAGATCTATCCGCCGAAAAAGCAGGTGCTGCGCGAGATCTATCTGGGGTTTTATTACGGCGCGAAGATCGGCGTCTTGGGCCTCAACGGATCGGGTAAGAGCTCGCTGCTCCGGATCATTGCCGGGACCGATCCAAATTACACGGGAGAGATCACCCGCTCGAAGGGCTACAGCGTCGGTTTGCTGGAACAGGAGCCACAGCTTGATCCGAACAAGACGGTGAAGGAAGTCGTCGAAGAGGGAAAAAAAGAACTGGTGGCCATGCTGCGGGAATATGACGAGGTCAGCAATAAGATGGGCGAGGCCACGCCCGATGACATGGAAAAACTGCTCGAGAAACAGGCCCAACTGCAAGAAAAGATCGAAGCGGAAAATGGATGGGAATTGGACAACGTGCTCGAACTGGCCATGGATGCCCTCCGCTGTCCTCCGGCTGACGCCAAGATCGGGGTGCTCTCCGGAGGCGAGAAGCGCCGGGTGGCCCTCTGCCGCCTGATGATCCAGGAGCCGGATATCCTCTTGCTCGACGAGCCGACGAACCATCTGGATGCCGAGTCCGTGCAATGGCTCGAACAGCATCTGCAGCAATACAAAGGCACGGTCATCGCCGTCACGCACGACCGCTACTTCCTCGACAACGTGGCAGGCTGGATTCTTGAGCTTGATCGCGGCCACGGCATTCCCTTCCAAGGGAACTACACCTCCTGGTTAGAGCAGAAGCAGGTGCGGCTGGAAAAAGAAGAAAAAGCCGAATCGAAACGCCGCAAGTCGCTGGAACATGAGTTGGAATGGATCCGCATGTCGCCGAAAGGCCGGCAGTCGAAGGGCAAAGCGCGGCTCAACCGCTATGAAGAGTTGGTCAATCAGAAACAGGAAGAGCAGGCAGCCGATCTGGAAATCTACATTCCGCCAGGTCCGCGGCTGGGCGATGTGGTCGTCGAAGCCAATGGCCTCAGCAAAGCCTATGGGGACAAGGTCCTTTACGAGAATGTGAACTTCAGTCTCCCCAAGGGCGGCATCGTCGGCGTGATCGGTCCGAACGGAGCCGGCAAGACGACGATGTTCCGCATGATCACCGGGAGCGAGAAACCTGATACTGGCACGATCAAGATCGGCGAGACGGTCAAGCTGGGCTATGTGGACCAGGATCGCAGTCTCGATCCGGAAAAATCCGTCTACGATGTCATCTCCGAGGGCCAGGATACCATCATGCTCGGCAAGGCCGAAGTGAACGCCAGGGCCTATTGTGCCCGGTTCAACTTCGCCGGCACCGATCAACAGAAGAAGGTGAAGGACATCTCCGGCGGCGAACGGAACCGGGTGCATCTGGCCCGTATGTTGAAAGAGGGGGCGAACCTCATCATCCTCGACGAGCCGACCAACGACCTCGATATCAACACGTTGCGCGCGCTGGAAGAAGGATTGGAAAATTTTGCCGGCTGCGCCGTCATCAGCAGTCACGATCGCTGGTTTCTTGACCGGGTCGCGACTCACATCATGGCCTTCGAGGGCGACAGCAAAGTGGTCTGGTTCGAAGGCAACTATAGCGAATATGACGCGGATCGGAAGAAGCGGTTGGGCAAGGCAGCCGATCAACCGCACCGCATTCGCTATCGCAAGCTGACGCGCTAG
- a CDS encoding SDR family oxidoreductase, with translation MAPLALITGAAGLIGHYLVKTAPRWAPRWEVRGLTRQDVDLTDAEAVRRLWRDLHPQVVIHCAAQSRPGPCQQDPILARRINVEATALLAELSSDIPFFFFSSDQVFDGAKGWYVETDPVNPLNVYGETKAEAEHLVLQNPRHSVIRVGLNAGTSPTGDRSFVEDMRNSVKGGKPLTLFTDEFRCPLPAGMTARAIWELIELDRPGLYHLGGAERLSRWEIGQVLIPWYQELAGQMEPGSVKSYTGAPRPPDLSMRCDKLQALLSFPLSGFRTWLAERTSIGVDLWDYESP, from the coding sequence ATGGCACCACTCGCCCTCATCACCGGTGCGGCAGGGCTCATCGGCCATTACCTCGTCAAGACGGCGCCCCGCTGGGCGCCTCGTTGGGAGGTGCGGGGCCTCACCAGGCAGGATGTGGACCTGACCGATGCAGAGGCGGTCCGCCGTCTCTGGCGCGATCTGCATCCTCAGGTCGTCATCCACTGTGCCGCGCAGAGTCGGCCTGGGCCTTGCCAGCAGGACCCGATTCTGGCGCGCCGCATCAATGTGGAGGCCACGGCTCTCCTTGCAGAACTCTCGTCGGACATTCCCTTTTTCTTCTTTTCCAGCGACCAGGTCTTCGACGGGGCCAAGGGTTGGTACGTTGAAACCGACCCGGTGAATCCTCTGAACGTGTACGGCGAGACCAAGGCGGAAGCTGAACATCTCGTGCTGCAGAACCCACGACACAGTGTGATTCGAGTCGGTCTGAATGCCGGTACTTCTCCGACCGGCGATCGCAGCTTCGTCGAAGATATGAGGAACTCGGTGAAGGGCGGAAAGCCGCTCACTTTGTTCACAGATGAGTTTCGTTGTCCCCTGCCTGCCGGTATGACGGCGCGAGCCATCTGGGAACTGATCGAGTTGGACCGGCCCGGTCTCTACCATCTTGGAGGAGCGGAACGGCTTTCGCGTTGGGAGATCGGACAAGTTCTGATTCCCTGGTACCAGGAACTGGCGGGGCAGATGGAGCCTGGTTCCGTGAAGTCCTACACCGGTGCGCCGCGGCCTCCCGACCTGTCGATGCGTTGCGACAAGCTCCAGGCTCTTCTGTCGTTCCCCCTGTCGGGATTTCGCACATGGTTGGCTGAACGGACTAGCATCGGTGTCGACCTATGGGATTACGAATCTCCATGA
- a CDS encoding DUF1295 domain-containing protein: protein MGLRISMTTLDPLTVLVVVYGVMACVMVALWLADRRIHNASIADVGWCVGLVGAVAWYGWSTTGDLERKILLLSMASLYGVRLGLYILLNRVIGKEEDARYRQLRCEWGSSESVRLFAYFQLQAAAVALFSLPFLVLMQNIVPPFSLWELAGFLVWLVAIVGEGFADWQLAQFRSKSWNRDRVCREGLWFYSRHPNYFFEWLHWWAYVVMAVGTSGWLLTWIGPVAMGWALLKVTGVPLAEAQALRSRGEEYRIYQRTTNRFIPWWPKRWPIELG from the coding sequence ATGGGATTACGAATCTCCATGACCACCCTCGATCCCCTCACGGTGCTGGTGGTTGTGTATGGGGTGATGGCTTGCGTGATGGTGGCCCTGTGGTTGGCGGATCGTCGGATACACAATGCTTCGATCGCGGATGTGGGCTGGTGCGTCGGTCTGGTGGGCGCGGTGGCCTGGTATGGCTGGAGCACGACGGGCGATCTTGAACGGAAGATCCTGCTCCTTTCGATGGCCTCTCTCTATGGTGTGAGGTTGGGACTCTACATCCTGCTGAATCGCGTGATCGGCAAGGAAGAGGATGCGCGCTATCGGCAGCTCCGCTGTGAGTGGGGCTCGTCAGAATCGGTCAGGCTGTTCGCCTATTTTCAACTGCAGGCTGCGGCGGTGGCGCTTTTCTCGCTGCCATTTCTCGTGCTCATGCAGAACATTGTTCCTCCCTTCAGCCTCTGGGAGCTGGCGGGGTTCCTGGTCTGGCTCGTTGCCATTGTTGGTGAAGGATTTGCCGATTGGCAGCTTGCGCAATTTCGATCCAAGTCCTGGAATCGAGACCGGGTCTGCCGCGAGGGACTCTGGTTCTATTCACGCCATCCCAATTATTTCTTCGAATGGCTGCACTGGTGGGCCTATGTCGTCATGGCGGTTGGTACGTCCGGCTGGCTGCTCACCTGGATCGGTCCAGTGGCGATGGGCTGGGCCTTGTTGAAAGTGACGGGGGTTCCGCTGGCAGAAGCGCAGGCGTTGCGAAGCCGTGGCGAGGAATATCGGATCTATCAGCGGACGACGAACCGGTTCATTCCCTGGTGGCCGAAACGCTGGCCTATTGAGTTGGGGTAA
- a CDS encoding transcriptional regulator yields MLPRERTPRQRIIDLLTGARLSSFQLAQMLGIPERQVEDHLPHVVKTIARDKTRKFILDPARCQDCDFVFRDRTKLTRPSRCPLCRSEDITAPRYGVDQAAHKP; encoded by the coding sequence ATGTTGCCGCGCGAGCGAACGCCCCGCCAACGCATCATCGATCTGCTGACCGGCGCCAGACTGTCGTCGTTTCAGCTGGCCCAGATGCTGGGGATCCCGGAGCGTCAGGTCGAAGATCATCTGCCCCATGTCGTGAAAACTATTGCACGGGACAAGACAAGAAAGTTTATCCTGGACCCGGCACGTTGTCAGGATTGCGACTTCGTCTTTCGTGACAGAACGAAACTGACGAGACCGAGCCGCTGCCCCCTTTGCCGCAGCGAAGACATCACCGCGCCACGCTATGGAGTCGATCAGGCTGCGCACAAACCGTGA
- a CDS encoding TldD/PmbA family protein, which produces MPNPNKDELAELVLKRITASGAEYGDIRFLDSTTQTINGEDRRIDSIRDQQDRGFGIRVLYHGAWGFAASSVVSLEEAPRVADLAIEIAKGSASLAIEKVKLVDEPVHRDRIVTPRRIDPLSVPLEQKTALLLETMESVHRQAGVVRSSASLWARRDQKLFVSTEGSRLEFDLLAVGGDFDATAVHEGRFASRTFNTPYLRMGYEMIEEANFLAEAPRLAAQAVEKVQAPTIAPGRYDLVLDPEHLSLTMHESCGHPSELDRALGYEANYAGTSFLTTDKRGTFRYGSPHVNLVADNCEPETLAATGYDDDGVACQKWDIVREGIFVGYCTSREVAPNIGETRSRGSNRADSWGSVPIVRIANIGLEPGKATFDELLTDVKRGIYIEGHGSYSIDQRRYNFQFGGDAFWLIENGKRTHMIRDVVYHGITPEFWSSCDGVADRSHRRRYGFITCGKGQPGQSGWMTHPASHARFRNVNVIGGQAGS; this is translated from the coding sequence ATGCCCAATCCTAATAAAGACGAATTGGCCGAATTGGTCCTGAAGCGCATCACCGCTTCCGGCGCTGAGTATGGCGATATCCGCTTCCTCGACAGTACAACTCAGACCATCAACGGTGAAGATCGCCGCATCGATTCCATTCGAGATCAACAGGATAGAGGGTTCGGGATTCGCGTGCTCTATCACGGGGCCTGGGGTTTTGCGGCCAGTTCGGTGGTGTCGCTGGAAGAAGCCCCTCGTGTGGCAGATTTGGCGATCGAGATTGCGAAGGGCTCTGCCTCCCTGGCGATCGAAAAGGTCAAACTCGTTGATGAGCCGGTCCATCGCGACCGGATCGTCACGCCGCGGCGGATCGATCCATTATCAGTTCCTCTCGAACAGAAAACAGCGCTACTGCTTGAGACGATGGAGTCTGTCCATCGGCAAGCCGGAGTCGTGCGGAGTAGCGCGAGTCTCTGGGCCCGCCGGGACCAGAAACTGTTCGTCTCGACCGAAGGGTCACGTCTGGAGTTCGATCTCCTGGCCGTGGGCGGCGATTTCGATGCGACGGCGGTTCATGAGGGGCGGTTCGCGTCGCGGACGTTCAATACGCCGTATCTTCGGATGGGCTACGAAATGATCGAGGAGGCTAATTTTCTGGCCGAGGCTCCGCGCCTCGCCGCGCAGGCGGTCGAGAAGGTGCAGGCGCCTACCATTGCGCCAGGCCGATACGATCTGGTGCTCGACCCGGAACATCTGTCTCTCACCATGCATGAATCCTGCGGCCATCCAAGCGAGCTGGACCGGGCGCTCGGGTACGAGGCCAACTATGCCGGCACCAGTTTTCTTACGACCGACAAACGGGGAACCTTTCGCTATGGTTCTCCACATGTGAATCTCGTGGCCGACAACTGCGAGCCGGAAACCCTCGCCGCGACCGGCTACGATGACGATGGTGTGGCCTGCCAGAAATGGGACATTGTGCGCGAAGGGATCTTCGTCGGCTATTGCACGAGCCGCGAGGTGGCGCCGAATATCGGCGAGACCCGTTCGCGCGGCTCCAACAGGGCGGACAGCTGGGGCAGCGTGCCGATCGTGCGCATCGCCAACATCGGTCTTGAGCCTGGCAAGGCCACGTTCGACGAGTTGCTGACCGATGTGAAGCGGGGCATTTATATCGAAGGCCACGGGTCCTACAGCATCGATCAACGCCGCTACAACTTTCAGTTCGGCGGCGACGCCTTCTGGCTGATCGAGAACGGGAAGCGGACGCACATGATCCGCGACGTCGTCTATCACGGGATCACACCGGAGTTCTGGAGCAGTTGCGATGGAGTTGCGGACCGGTCACATCGCCGCCGGTACGGATTCATTACGTGCGGTAAGGGCCAGCCTGGCCAATCAGGCTGGATGACCCACCCGGCTTCCCATGCGCGGTTCCGCAACGTGAATGTCATCGGAGGGCAGGCCGGATCATGA
- a CDS encoding TldD/PmbA family protein, whose protein sequence is MSMTSHKTWPKLTSREEFRFLAELVMKRSTGDHTLVSLEDRHGGTTRFANNQIVQNVDTRRGSLSVTVAFGKRQGTADTTDFTAGSVQEAVTRAAQLARLSPEDPEYLAPVAPQSYITPPTMRTETAAAGPARRLEYANEAIGQCRMENLAAAGIVSSSMVTVGVAASTGLFAHEERTDARFSLTVQAGETTGWGASAHRSIDHLKIHERTITAITKAKRGGEARELPPGRYTVILEPAAVAGLWSQLLWALDAKSYEKGTSALSGKLGKPIVDPRLTLRNLPAHEDLLGVGFTTEGLPTVESSWITEGALTQLSYDRFTAKERGIDKIPTLDAPCLSGAGASLPNLQELIKQTERAILVTNFWYIRTVTPTDLTLTGMTRDGTFLVEKGAIVSAVKNFRFHESPLQAFNRIEAFTGPAEAITSETGKLLVPAMRLRDFNFSSVTRF, encoded by the coding sequence ATGAGCATGACCAGCCACAAGACTTGGCCGAAGCTGACGAGCCGGGAGGAATTCCGGTTTCTCGCGGAGCTGGTCATGAAACGGTCGACCGGCGATCACACGCTAGTTTCGCTGGAGGATCGGCATGGAGGGACGACGCGCTTTGCCAACAATCAAATCGTCCAGAACGTCGATACGAGGCGGGGCTCGCTGAGCGTGACGGTGGCCTTCGGGAAGCGGCAGGGTACAGCTGACACGACGGACTTTACCGCTGGGTCGGTGCAGGAGGCTGTGACCAGAGCCGCGCAGCTCGCGCGCCTTTCGCCGGAGGATCCGGAATATCTCGCTCCGGTGGCGCCGCAGAGCTATATAACGCCTCCGACCATGCGGACCGAAACGGCTGCGGCGGGGCCGGCCCGCCGGCTGGAATATGCGAATGAAGCGATCGGGCAATGCCGGATGGAAAATCTTGCCGCGGCCGGAATCGTATCGTCGTCGATGGTCACGGTCGGTGTGGCTGCCAGCACCGGGCTCTTCGCCCACGAAGAGCGGACCGATGCGCGATTCAGCCTCACAGTTCAGGCAGGCGAGACCACCGGCTGGGGCGCGTCGGCCCATCGGTCCATTGACCATCTGAAGATCCATGAGCGGACCATCACCGCGATTACGAAAGCGAAGCGCGGCGGGGAGGCGCGGGAGCTGCCGCCCGGACGCTACACCGTGATCCTTGAGCCGGCTGCCGTCGCGGGGCTCTGGTCCCAGCTGCTCTGGGCGCTCGATGCGAAGTCCTATGAGAAAGGCACGAGCGCCTTGTCCGGCAAATTGGGCAAGCCGATTGTCGATCCACGGCTGACGCTCCGCAATCTGCCTGCGCACGAGGATCTCCTGGGCGTCGGATTCACTACCGAGGGATTACCGACCGTGGAGTCAAGCTGGATTACGGAGGGAGCGCTCACCCAATTGTCGTACGATCGCTTCACGGCGAAAGAACGGGGGATCGACAAAATCCCCACGCTCGACGCTCCCTGCCTGTCAGGGGCAGGAGCGTCTTTGCCGAACTTACAAGAATTGATCAAGCAGACGGAGCGCGCCATCCTCGTGACGAACTTCTGGTATATCAGGACGGTTACCCCGACTGATCTCACCCTGACCGGTATGACGAGAGACGGCACGTTTCTCGTGGAGAAGGGCGCGATCGTATCGGCGGTGAAGAATTTCCGGTTTCACGAGAGCCCGCTGCAGGCCTTCAACCGGATCGAGGCCTTCACTGGCCCGGCTGAAGCGATCACATCGGAGACCGGCAAGCTTCTGGTGCCGGCGATGAGGCTGCGCGATTTCAACTTTTCCAGCGTCACCAGATTTTAG
- the msrA gene encoding peptide-methionine (S)-S-oxide reductase MsrA, whose product MLYSTGPATAATSGKAYFAGGCFWCMEEVFEKVEGVLSVTSGYMGGTAANPRYEEVSAGRTGHAESVEVVYDQAKVSYQTLLEAFWRNVDPVTPNAQFCDHGSQYRSAIFFQTDEEKRVADSSKQAIEQSKRLNGPIVTQIVPSAQFYPAEEYHQDFYKKNPVRYKFYKYNCGRAQRLEELWGKP is encoded by the coding sequence ATTCTTTACTCGACCGGCCCGGCGACTGCCGCGACTTCCGGCAAGGCCTACTTTGCGGGAGGCTGTTTCTGGTGCATGGAAGAAGTTTTCGAGAAGGTCGAGGGCGTCCTGTCCGTGACCTCCGGCTATATGGGGGGCACGGCCGCCAATCCGAGATACGAAGAGGTCTCGGCGGGCCGGACAGGCCATGCGGAGTCGGTCGAAGTGGTCTATGACCAGGCCAAGGTGAGCTATCAGACGCTATTAGAGGCCTTCTGGCGCAATGTTGATCCGGTCACGCCGAATGCCCAGTTCTGCGACCATGGCAGCCAATATCGCTCTGCGATTTTCTTTCAGACCGACGAAGAAAAACGCGTCGCGGACAGTTCCAAGCAGGCGATTGAGCAATCGAAACGATTGAACGGTCCGATCGTCACGCAGATCGTGCCGTCCGCTCAGTTTTATCCGGCCGAGGAGTACCACCAGGACTTCTACAAGAAGAATCCCGTCCGGTACAAATTCTATAAATATAATTGCGGCAGGGCTCAGCGGTTGGAAGAGTTATGGGGGAAACCATAA
- a CDS encoding cytochrome: MKRPTRRSTRKPVIGVMGPAKAGAKELADAKTLGELIARQGWVLLTGGRASGVMDAASEGAKSVPGSLTIGVLPDSKASVSRYVDVAILTDLGQARNNVNVMSSDIIVACGLGGTGTVSEVALALKAKKIVILLGADKAGVRLFTKLAPQLVHAAASPEEAVKLIGDLL, encoded by the coding sequence GTGAAACGTCCGACCAGACGATCGACCAGAAAACCGGTAATAGGCGTCATGGGTCCTGCCAAGGCGGGAGCCAAAGAACTGGCCGACGCCAAAACTCTGGGAGAGCTCATCGCCCGTCAGGGCTGGGTGCTGTTGACGGGCGGGCGGGCGAGCGGCGTGATGGATGCGGCCAGCGAGGGGGCGAAGTCTGTGCCGGGCAGTTTGACGATCGGGGTTTTGCCGGATAGTAAGGCCTCCGTGTCCCGGTATGTGGACGTGGCGATCCTCACGGACCTGGGCCAGGCGCGCAACAATGTGAATGTCATGTCCAGCGACATCATCGTCGCCTGCGGGCTCGGTGGCACCGGGACCGTCTCAGAAGTGGCCCTGGCGCTGAAGGCCAAGAAGATCGTGATTCTGCTGGGCGCCGATAAGGCAGGAGTGAGGTTGTTCACAAAACTCGCACCGCAGCTCGTCCATGCCGCCGCCTCGCCGGAAGAAGCGGTGAAATTGATCGGCGATCTGCTCTAG
- a CDS encoding aminotransferase class I/II-fold pyridoxal phosphate-dependent enzyme, whose protein sequence is MTRHINQRMADLAHSEIRAMTQACVNAKGLNMAQGVCDTPVPPVVLRAAEQAMEQGKNVYSRFDGLLELRQALAAKLLRDNGITADPETDITVSAGATGSFHCACMALLNPGDEVILFEPYYQYHINALQAVEAVPVRVKMQAPDWSFSAAELARAITPRTKAIIVNSPGNPSGKVFSRQELETIATLAQQHDLFVFTDEIYEYFLYDGRTHVSIATLPGMAERTITIGGYSKTFSITGWRIGYSVASAKWAQAIGAMNDLLYVCAPTPLQAGVAVGIQELPSSFYRDMARDFQRKRDRFCAALTKAGLTPSIPRGAYYVLADTSRLPGTTGKERAMFLLERIGLASVPGEAFFSGPEGSRFVRFSYAKVDADVDDACRRLAQLG, encoded by the coding sequence ATGACGCGGCACATTAACCAGCGAATGGCGGACTTGGCCCATTCGGAAATTCGAGCCATGACTCAGGCTTGTGTGAATGCGAAGGGCCTCAACATGGCGCAGGGAGTCTGCGATACACCGGTTCCTCCTGTGGTGCTGCGAGCTGCGGAACAGGCGATGGAGCAGGGGAAGAACGTCTACTCGCGATTCGACGGATTACTGGAGCTCAGGCAGGCCCTTGCCGCCAAGTTGTTACGGGACAATGGGATCACCGCGGATCCGGAGACCGACATTACGGTCAGCGCCGGCGCCACCGGTTCCTTCCATTGTGCCTGTATGGCCTTGCTCAATCCCGGTGACGAGGTAATCCTCTTCGAGCCTTATTACCAGTACCACATCAACGCGCTGCAGGCGGTGGAAGCTGTTCCGGTCAGGGTGAAGATGCAGGCTCCCGACTGGAGTTTTTCCGCAGCCGAACTCGCGCGCGCGATCACGCCCCGCACTAAGGCGATCATCGTGAACTCCCCAGGCAATCCCTCCGGGAAAGTGTTCAGTCGGCAGGAGTTGGAAACGATTGCCACGCTCGCGCAGCAGCATGATCTATTCGTCTTCACCGACGAAATCTACGAATATTTCCTCTATGACGGCCGGACCCATGTGAGTATAGCCACTCTGCCTGGTATGGCGGAGCGGACGATCACCATTGGCGGTTACTCAAAAACGTTCAGCATTACCGGCTGGCGCATCGGCTACAGCGTCGCGTCGGCGAAATGGGCGCAGGCGATCGGCGCCATGAATGATTTGCTCTATGTCTGTGCCCCGACGCCGTTGCAGGCCGGGGTGGCAGTGGGCATCCAGGAACTCCCAAGCTCGTTCTACCGGGACATGGCCCGAGATTTTCAGCGGAAACGCGACCGGTTCTGCGCTGCCCTCACGAAGGCCGGGTTGACTCCGTCGATTCCACGGGGCGCCTACTATGTGTTAGCGGATACGTCGCGCCTGCCCGGCACAACGGGAAAAGAGCGGGCGATGTTTTTGCTCGAACGGATCGGCTTGGCCTCCGTGCCAGGCGAGGCCTTCTTCTCCGGACCGGAAGGGTCGCGGTTCGTCCGATTCAGTTATGCGAAAGTCGATGCCGATGTGGATGATGCCTGCAGGCGACTGGCACAGCTCGGCTGA
- a CDS encoding NAD(P)-dependent oxidoreductase: MTIALLGTGLLGRAIAERLQSVGHCVTVYNRTTAKALPLQACGITVVTRPEQAMAQADCVVLMLADAAAIRAVLLTPASLEVLRGKTVIQMGTIAQEESQAIQAEVERAGGSYCEAPVLGSIAEAKAGTLLVMVGGTEEQFTQWGPLFRSLGREPRLIGPVGKAASLKLALNQLIAAEISAFALSLGLVQRAGVPVETFMAILRESALFAPAFDKKLPRLLTRDYHHPNFSTRHLLKDVELFLKEASGYELTTSSLEGIKPVLERTIAKGLGEDDYAALYETVNPKV, encoded by the coding sequence ATGACCATCGCTTTGTTGGGAACCGGTCTCTTGGGTCGAGCGATCGCCGAACGGCTCCAGTCGGTCGGCCACTGCGTCACGGTCTACAATCGAACCACGGCCAAGGCGCTTCCTCTCCAGGCCTGCGGCATTACCGTCGTCACGAGGCCGGAGCAGGCCATGGCTCAAGCAGACTGTGTCGTCCTGATGCTGGCCGACGCGGCGGCCATCCGTGCCGTCCTGCTGACGCCAGCCTCGCTGGAGGTCCTGCGCGGTAAAACCGTGATCCAGATGGGCACCATCGCGCAGGAAGAAAGCCAGGCCATCCAAGCCGAGGTCGAGCGAGCCGGCGGATCCTATTGCGAAGCGCCGGTGCTGGGCAGCATTGCAGAAGCAAAAGCCGGAACCCTCTTGGTGATGGTCGGAGGAACAGAAGAGCAATTCACCCAATGGGGCCCGCTGTTCCGTTCTCTGGGTCGGGAGCCGCGCCTGATCGGTCCTGTCGGGAAGGCCGCATCCCTGAAGCTCGCGCTCAATCAATTGATCGCGGCGGAAATATCGGCCTTTGCCCTGAGCCTTGGCCTGGTGCAACGGGCCGGCGTTCCCGTGGAAACCTTCATGGCCATCTTGCGGGAGAGCGCCCTGTTCGCCCCGGCCTTCGACAAGAAACTGCCGAGACTCCTGACGAGGGACTATCACCATCCGAACTTTTCCACCCGCCATCTCTTGAAGGACGTGGAGCTCTTCCTGAAAGAAGCCTCCGGCTATGAACTAACGACGAGCAGTCTGGAGGGAATCAAGCCAGTGCTGGAGCGGACCATTGCGAAGGGATTAGGCGAGGACGATTACGCCGCGCTCTATGAAACGGTCAATCCGAAAGTCTAG
- a CDS encoding 3'(2'),5'-bisphosphate nucleotidase CysQ produces the protein MEQELAVLVKAVRSAGAKVRELVRDGFEVRTKPDHSPVTTVDLEVNRILHEMQCRDFPLDGWLSEESPDDPARLDNERVWIVDPIDGTKALVNRMPEFCISAALIERGAPVVAAILNPSTDELFTAVRGEGLFLNGSRVTLSARHDLDPVIMVGAREFRIDRWSTLAETSRCRPMYSIAHALALVAAGRVQAAFTIDPEHEWDVAAGVLLIEESGGTISDGAGKPFVFNQPLPKFSGVISVAATADKDLRAKLQIHAEQARLQPERK, from the coding sequence ATGGAACAAGAATTAGCCGTGCTGGTCAAAGCCGTTAGGTCGGCCGGCGCGAAGGTGCGTGAATTGGTCAGGGATGGATTCGAGGTGCGGACGAAGCCTGACCATTCGCCCGTCACCACCGTAGACCTCGAGGTCAACCGCATCCTGCATGAGATGCAGTGCCGGGATTTTCCCTTAGATGGATGGCTCTCGGAGGAGTCCCCCGATGATCCGGCTCGACTCGACAACGAGCGAGTCTGGATTGTGGACCCTATCGACGGCACCAAGGCTTTGGTCAACCGGATGCCGGAGTTCTGCATCTCTGCCGCATTAATTGAACGCGGCGCGCCCGTCGTCGCCGCGATCCTCAACCCCTCCACCGATGAACTCTTCACGGCGGTGCGCGGCGAAGGGCTCTTCTTGAACGGCTCGCGCGTCACTCTCTCGGCTCGTCACGACCTTGATCCCGTCATCATGGTCGGCGCCAGGGAATTCCGGATCGACCGCTGGTCGACGCTCGCTGAAACCAGTCGGTGCCGCCCCATGTATTCCATCGCCCATGCCCTGGCCCTGGTCGCAGCAGGCCGCGTCCAGGCCGCCTTTACCATCGATCCGGAACATGAATGGGATGTGGCGGCTGGAGTCCTGCTCATTGAAGAAAGTGGCGGCACGATCAGCGACGGAGCAGGGAAACCCTTCGTCTTCAATCAGCCCCTCCCGAAATTTTCAGGCGTCATCTCCGTGGCTGCCACGGCTGACAAGGACCTGCGCGCCAAACTTCAAATTCATGCCGAACAGGCCCGCTTGCAACCAGAAAGAAAGTGA